A window of the Roseovarius sp. S88 genome harbors these coding sequences:
- a CDS encoding 5-guanidino-2-oxopentanoate decarboxylase, with the protein MTQRPLGAQISHMLKARGVDVIFGIPGVHNVEMYRGIEEAGITHILARHEQGAGFMADGYARASGKPGVAYVITGPGLTNIMTPMGQAYSDSVPLLVISSCLDETAAKRGQLHQMIDQEGAAACVCDWSHEVKSAEAAYALIDRAFNEFATARPRPKHIQVPIAIGGSTVEAAPDRPATPLARPMAQPDDILATAKALTSAKRPLILFGGGAKAGAGVATELARRSGSATMMSYAGRGIVDPSYELDLGAFLARPDSAKAFAQADLVLVVGSELAEVDLWRTELGHKGQMIRVDLDPTELDHPAAERSIVADAAAFVENLLDTLPETSKTDWTPDEIAAHKSRWRAETDAERPGIVAVADALRAAIPEDTMIYSDMTQFAYVAKEVWPMSRPGHWHHPFGYGTLGYGMPAAIGGAIARQGKPTLAICGDSGFQYTLQELGTAVEHGLPLPIILWDNGKLKEIEDCMVRSQIAPNAVIARNPDFVALAKAYGAHAECPKTLGEMAQTVRKAFEADGPTLIHVKAGIAG; encoded by the coding sequence ATGACGCAACGACCTTTAGGGGCCCAAATCTCCCACATGCTCAAGGCGCGCGGTGTCGACGTCATCTTTGGAATTCCCGGCGTGCACAATGTCGAGATGTATCGCGGCATCGAAGAGGCGGGGATCACCCATATCCTCGCGCGCCACGAACAGGGCGCCGGGTTCATGGCCGATGGTTATGCCCGCGCCTCTGGCAAACCCGGTGTGGCTTACGTGATAACTGGGCCAGGTCTGACCAACATCATGACGCCGATGGGCCAGGCCTATTCCGACAGCGTGCCGCTTCTGGTGATTTCCTCTTGTCTTGATGAAACGGCGGCCAAACGCGGGCAGTTGCACCAGATGATTGATCAGGAAGGGGCCGCGGCCTGCGTGTGTGACTGGAGCCATGAGGTCAAGTCGGCCGAGGCGGCTTATGCGCTGATCGATCGGGCGTTCAATGAGTTTGCGACGGCTCGGCCTAGACCAAAGCACATTCAGGTGCCCATTGCGATTGGCGGCAGCACGGTTGAGGCCGCTCCAGATCGGCCAGCGACCCCATTGGCCCGCCCAATGGCGCAGCCTGACGATATTCTTGCCACCGCCAAGGCCCTCACATCCGCCAAACGTCCTCTGATCCTTTTCGGCGGGGGCGCAAAGGCTGGAGCAGGGGTGGCCACCGAATTGGCCCGGCGCAGCGGGTCAGCCACGATGATGAGCTATGCAGGGCGCGGTATCGTCGATCCGAGTTACGAGCTTGATCTGGGCGCGTTTCTGGCCCGCCCGGACAGTGCAAAGGCCTTTGCACAAGCTGATCTGGTCCTTGTGGTCGGCTCGGAATTGGCTGAGGTGGATTTGTGGCGCACCGAACTAGGCCATAAGGGGCAGATGATCCGCGTGGACTTGGATCCAACCGAGCTGGATCATCCCGCCGCAGAGCGCTCAATTGTTGCAGATGCCGCCGCGTTCGTGGAAAACCTCCTGGATACCCTGCCAGAGACCAGCAAAACCGACTGGACCCCCGACGAAATCGCCGCTCACAAATCCCGCTGGCGCGCGGAAACGGACGCGGAACGCCCTGGTATCGTCGCCGTCGCAGACGCCCTGCGCGCCGCCATCCCCGAAGACACGATGATCTATTCCGACATGACTCAATTTGCCTATGTCGCCAAGGAAGTCTGGCCGATGTCCCGCCCGGGCCACTGGCACCATCCCTTTGGCTACGGCACGCTGGGCTACGGCATGCCCGCCGCGATTGGCGGTGCCATCGCGCGTCAGGGCAAACCCACTCTGGCCATCTGCGGTGACAGCGGGTTTCAATACACGCTGCAGGAACTGGGCACAGCCGTGGAACATGGCCTGCCGCTGCCCATCATCCTATGGGACAACGGCAAGCTGAAAGAGATCGAGGATTGCATGGTCCGCTCTCAGATTGCCCCCAATGCCGTCATCGCCCGAAACCCGGATTTTGTCGCTTTGGCCAAAGCCTATGGCGCGCATGCAGAATGCCCCAAAACGCTGGGCGAGATGGCACAGACCGTGCGTAAAGCCTTTGAAGCAGACGGCCCCACGCTCATTCACGTCAAGGCTGGCATCGCAGGCTGA
- a CDS encoding AAA family ATPase, with product MKPDPSPELHMVYGKVAAGKSTLAAKLGELPNSVLITEDQWLNLLFSDQMQSLEDYVSCAKKLRKILASHLVSLLNAGVTVVLDFPANTEESRRWMRDILAQTRAAHTLHILDVPDNVCLERLHRRNASGAHPFSVTEAQFERICAHMDMPSEDEGFNIVWHRADDKD from the coding sequence ATGAAACCTGACCCTTCTCCTGAATTGCACATGGTGTATGGAAAAGTCGCAGCTGGTAAATCCACGCTGGCCGCCAAGCTCGGAGAATTGCCCAATTCTGTCTTGATCACCGAAGACCAGTGGCTGAACCTATTGTTTTCGGATCAGATGCAATCACTGGAAGACTATGTGAGCTGCGCAAAAAAGCTGCGCAAGATACTGGCCTCGCATCTGGTCTCATTGTTGAACGCAGGTGTAACGGTTGTTCTGGATTTTCCCGCCAACACTGAAGAATCCCGTAGATGGATGCGCGACATCCTCGCACAGACTCGAGCGGCGCATACGCTTCACATTCTGGACGTGCCTGACAACGTTTGCCTTGAAAGGCTTCATCGCCGCAATGCAAGTGGCGCGCATCCCTTTTCCGTCACCGAAGCACAGTTCGAACGTATATGCGCTCACATGGACATGCCGTCAGAAGATGAAGGATTCAATATTGTCTGGCATCGCGCCGATGACAAAGACTAG
- a CDS encoding TrkH family potassium uptake protein — translation MLDFRPVGYVIGLTVMALGLAMILPMLVDIAEGREHWMVFAESAILTVLVGGLVALACRNGVREGLTIQQTFLLTTGVWVALPIFGALPFILGETDARIVDAVFEAMSGLTTTGSTVLSGLEDLPKGILLWRGLMQWLGGIGIIVVAMVFLPELRVGGMQIFRSSGFDTMGKILPRATEISSRISVIYLTLTLLCVTGYIMAGMNPFDATVHAMTTVATGGFANYDASFAALGASAEYVAVVFMMLAALPFVRFVQITAGTARPLLTDPQIRGFFLTAAVFVLILCAWRMLEADTVTEPTFRKVLFNTVSILTGTGYASADYMLWGSFPVTILFFIGLIGGCAGSTSCSIKVFRYQLLFASVRAQLRRIYTPHGIFTPRYNGRAIEDDVLSSVMSFFVFFVATLGVVSVLLGFTGLDFTTSISGASAALANIGPGLGDTIGPTGNFATLNDTAKWILTAAMLIGRLELLAVYAIFTLSFWRA, via the coding sequence ATGTTGGACTTTCGCCCTGTCGGATATGTAATTGGCCTGACGGTCATGGCGCTGGGTCTGGCGATGATCCTACCGATGCTGGTCGATATCGCCGAAGGGCGCGAGCATTGGATGGTCTTTGCCGAAAGCGCGATCCTGACGGTTCTGGTGGGTGGACTGGTGGCACTGGCGTGTCGCAATGGCGTGCGCGAAGGGCTGACCATTCAGCAAACATTCCTTTTGACCACTGGGGTTTGGGTCGCCCTGCCAATCTTCGGCGCTTTGCCGTTTATCCTGGGCGAAACAGATGCGCGGATCGTCGACGCCGTGTTTGAGGCCATGTCTGGGCTCACGACCACTGGCTCCACCGTGCTGTCGGGTCTGGAAGATCTGCCCAAAGGCATATTGCTGTGGCGCGGCTTGATGCAATGGCTGGGCGGCATCGGCATCATCGTTGTGGCGATGGTGTTCCTGCCGGAATTACGCGTTGGCGGCATGCAGATATTCCGCAGCTCCGGCTTTGACACAATGGGAAAAATCCTGCCGCGTGCAACCGAGATTTCTTCCCGTATTTCAGTTATTTACCTAACCCTGACGTTGCTGTGTGTTACGGGTTACATCATGGCTGGCATGAACCCGTTTGATGCCACCGTACACGCGATGACAACCGTTGCCACAGGTGGGTTTGCAAACTACGACGCCTCTTTCGCAGCTTTAGGCGCCTCGGCGGAATATGTCGCAGTGGTTTTCATGATGCTGGCCGCTTTGCCATTTGTGCGCTTTGTTCAGATCACCGCAGGCACAGCGCGGCCGCTTCTCACTGACCCGCAGATCAGGGGGTTTTTCCTCACAGCGGCCGTGTTTGTTCTGATCTTGTGCGCCTGGCGCATGCTAGAGGCGGACACCGTCACGGAGCCCACGTTCCGCAAGGTTCTGTTCAACACGGTGTCGATCCTGACAGGTACCGGCTATGCCAGCGCCGATTACATGCTTTGGGGCTCATTCCCTGTCACGATTCTCTTCTTCATCGGGTTGATCGGCGGTTGCGCCGGTTCGACCTCTTGCTCCATCAAAGTCTTCCGGTATCAGCTTCTCTTTGCGTCTGTGCGTGCCCAACTGCGCCGCATCTACACCCCGCACGGAATCTTCACGCCGCGCTACAACGGTCGTGCGATTGAAGACGATGTGCTCAGTTCTGTCATGAGTTTTTTTGTTTTCTTTGTCGCCACGCTGGGCGTCGTTTCGGTGTTGCTTGGTTTTACGGGCCTGGATTTCACCACGTCGATTTCCGGTGCCAGTGCCGCGCTGGCCAATATCGGCCCGGGTCTGGGTGACACGATTGGCCCTACGGGCAACTTCGCCACCCTAAATGACACCGCCAAGTGGATCCTGACCGCCGCCATGCTGATCGGGCGGCTCGAACTCTTGGCCGTTTATGCCATTTTCACCCTGTCTTTCTGGAGAGCCTGA